One Portunus trituberculatus isolate SZX2019 chromosome 45, ASM1759143v1, whole genome shotgun sequence DNA segment encodes these proteins:
- the LOC123519461 gene encoding cystathionine gamma-lyase-like isoform X2 yields MASNSGYLKNDETFSTRAIHEGNEPEQWNSLAVVPPISMATTFKQDGPADFKFFEYGRSGNPTRGCLETCLASIENGKHGLAFASGLAATTTITHLLSAGDHIVSMDDLYGGTNRYFRTVASRMGMEIDFVDAVDAKKVEAAMKPNTKMVWIETPTNPTLKIVDIAAVAAIVKKKNECFLVVDNTFMSPYFQRPLDLGADLVMSSVTKYINGHTDVIMGSICTKRDDLHERLRFLQNAIGPVPSPFDCYLVNRSIKTLALRMEKHMQNGLAVARFLEKHPCVEKVIHPGLPSHPQHELSKRQCHGHSGMLSFYIKGNNLEVSKKFFKQLKVFTLAESLGGYESLCELPSVMTHASVPKETRDRLGITDGLIRVSCGLEGADDLIKDLDQALRAVVSV; encoded by the exons ATGGCTAGTAACAGTGGCTATCTGAAAAATGATGAGACCTTCTCCACACGAGCCATTCATGAGGGAAATGAGCCGGAGCAATGGAATAGTTTGGCCGTGGTGCCACCCATCTCAATGGCCACCACCTTCAAACAGGATGGCCCAGCGGATTTCAAG TTCTTTGAGTATGGACGCTCAGGAAACCCAACCAGGGGCTGCTTGGAGACGTGCCTGGCCTCcatagaaaatggaaagcaTG GACTTGCATTTGCCTCTGGTctggctgccaccaccactatcacccatCTGCTGTCTGCTGGTGACCACATTGTGTCCATGGATGACCTCTACGGTGGCACCAACAGATACTTCCGCACTGTTGCCTCTCG GATGGGCATGGAGATAGACTTTGTTGATGCTGTGGATGCCAAAAAAGTTGAGGCTGCCATGAAACCCAACACTAAGATGGTCTGGATTGAGACGCCCACCAATCCCACCTTAAAGATTGTGGACATCGCAGCAGTGGCAGCCATcgtaaagaagaagaacgagtgCTTCCTGGTGGTGGACAATACTTTCATGTCTCCTTACTTCCAGCGACCTCTTGACCTCGGCGCTGATCTGGTCATGTCCTCCGTCACCAAGTACATCAATGGACACACAGATGTCATCATGGGCAGCATCTGCACTAAGAG AGATGACCTGCATGAAAGGCTGCGTTTCCTGCAAAACGCTATTGGTCCCGTCCCGTCTCCCTTTGACTGCTACCTGGTGAACCGCTCTATCAAGACCTTGGCCTTGAGGATGGAGAAGCACATGCAGAATGGCTTAGCTGTGGCAAGGTTCCTCGAGAAGCATCCCTGTGTGGAGAAGGTGATCCACCCTGGCCTTCCTTCCCACCCACAGCATGAG CTCTCCAAACGGCAATGCCATGGTCACTCTGGTATGCTGAGTTTCTACATCAAAGGCAACAACCTCGAGGTGTCCAAGAAATTCTTCAAGCAGCTCAAGGTCTTCACACTGGCCGAGAGTCTGGGAGGATATGAGAGTCTCTGTGAACTGCC GTCAGTGATGACCCACGCGTCGGTGCCCAAGGAGACGAGGGACAGGCTGGGCATCACAGACGGCCTGATCAGAGTGTCCTGTGGCCTGGAGGGTGCTGACGACCTCATCAAGGATCTCGACCAGGCACTCAGAGCTGTG GTCTCTGTGTAG
- the LOC123519462 gene encoding uncharacterized protein LOC123519462 → MATVTSGLLRRVRHQMARIYLFLPSSSSSTSYQCFFHPKSFHSLSSFYLSLHPKPSLHFSTSQCFHSKYSFHSSSSYPSTHPLSFHLLSSHQPCPLTLASLSPSSPSSLHAAPFSTSPLCLKTRMKVEGAPPEGKKKQRPDKSELVTLIDAEDKISAVTLENAERLAKRRDLKLVKVNDSNLKAGKRVYKLMTGKQYFEEEMKAKDEKKTNVGAKDEKNLVIGGKITPHDLGVKLQNIIKWLSKGHQIKVTIISKKATKEDMESVFSAIEKEANKVNARVMQRHEKGDDIRFYIVPPKDESAANREANTDDHLRS, encoded by the exons atggcTACAGTTACAAGTGGGCTCCTAAGACGAGTGAGGCACCAGATGGCAAGAATTTACCTTTTCctgccttcatcctcctcctccacctcctaccaGTGTTTCTTTCATCCTAAATCTTTCcactccttatcttccttttatctgtCTCTCCATCCTAAACCGTCCTTGCACTTCTCCACCTCCCAATGTTTCCACTCAAAATATTCCTTTCACTCATCCTCCTCatatccatccacccatccactttCCTTCCACTTACTGTCATCTCATCAACCATGTCCACTCACTTTAgcttccctgtctccctcctctccctcctccctccacgcaGCTCCCTTCAGCACCTCTCCACTCTGCCTCAAGACCCGTATGAAGGTGGAGGGAGCACCGccggaggggaagaagaagcagcGTCCGGATAAATCAGAATTAGTTACCCTTATTGATGCTGAAG ACAAGATATCAGCAGTCACCCTGGAGAATGCAGAACGGCTGGCCAAACGACGCGACCTGAAGCTGGTGAAGGTAAATGACTCAAACCTAAAGGCTGGCAAGAGGGTGTACAAACTGATGACCGGCAAGCAGTACtttgaggaggagatgaaggcaaaggatgaaaagaagaccaATGTGGGTGCAAAG GATGAGAAGAACTTGGTCATTGGAGGCAAGATCACACCTCACGACCTGGGAGTCAAGCTTCAGAACATCATCAAGTGGCTGAGCAAAGGCCACCAAATCAAGGTCACCATCATTTCTAAGAAGGCCACCAAGGAGGACATG GAAAGTGTTTTCTCTGCAATTGAGAAGGAAGCCAATAAAGTGAACGCTCGGGTGATGCAGCGACACGAGAAGGGGGACGACATAAGGTTTTACATTGTTCCCCCCAAAGATGAGAGCGCAGCCAACAGAGAGGCAAACACAGATGACCATTTACGCAGTTAA
- the LOC123519460 gene encoding cysteine protease ATG4B-like isoform X2: MIERWVRRVPFRWRRYLLWIIHALEPYLSIVFGRLHKLCKMIACMAYEGALGEPEDFPKTDEPVWILGKQYSTHKDLEEIRKDVQSRIWLTYRRGFVQIGDSGYTSDKGWGCMLRCGQMVLAEALLRRHMGREWTWAPETKDETYLKILHMFEDHKLATFSLHIISQLGVDEGKPIGEWYGPNTVAQVLRKLTPFDEWNNFSVNVAMDNIVIMDEIRCSCQTEGDRTWRPLLLFIPLRLGLAEMNPLYFSGIKKYFKMPQSLGLIGGKPNHASYFIGFVGDEVVYLDPHTTQEAGTVGKKMTEEEEDMDRSHHCNFAQRMPLEHLDPSLALCFYCGTEKEFDDLCNRIRQELIDAEKTPLFELVPTRPAYMRDDATGTGASGISMDLEDHRLDSEDDEEFEVLQ, translated from the exons ATGATTGAGAGATGGGTCCGTAGAGTTCCCTTCCGGTGGCGCAGATACCTCCTTTGGATCATACACGCCCTCGAACCTTACCTTTCTATAGTATTTGGCCGCCTCCATAAGCTGTGTAAGATGATAG CATGCATGGCCTATGAAGGGGCGCTGGGTGAGCCAGAGGACTTCCCAAAGACAGATGAGCCCGTGTGGATCTTAGGGAAGCAGTACTCCACTCACAAAG acttgGAGGAGATCCGGAAAGATGTACAGTCCCGGATATGGCTGACATACCGAAGGGGCTTTGTTCAGATTGGGGACTCCGGCTACACCTCGGACAAAGGATGGGGTTGCATGCTGCGCTGTGGACAGATGGTGCTGGCAGAGGCCCTACTCAGGAGACATATGG GCCGGGAGTGGACTTGGGCACCAGAGACCAAAGACGAAACATACCTCAAGATTCTGCACATGTTTGAAGATCACAAGCTGGCTACCTTCTCCCTGCACATTATCTCCCAGCTCGGGGTGGATGAGGGCAAGCCTATAGGGGAGTGGTATGGCCCCAACACAGTGGCTCAGgttctcag GAAACTGACGCCTTTTGATGAATGGAACAACTTCAGCGTCAATGTGGCCATGGACAACATTGTCATCATGGACGAGAtca gaTGCAGTTGTCAGACGGAGGGAGATCGAACCTGGCGGCCACTCCTGCTCTTCATTCCACTTCGCCTTGGACTTGCTGAGATGAATCCTCTTTACTTCTCCGGCATCAAG AAATACTTCAAAATGCCTCAGTCACTTGGGCTGATAGGAGGGAAGCCCAACCATGCATCGTACTTCATTGGCTTCGTGG GTGATGAGGTGGTGTACCTGGACCCACACACCACCCAGGAGGCTGGCACTGTGGGCAAGAAGatgacagaggaagaggaggacatggACAGATCCCACCACTGTAACTTTGCCCAACGCATGCCACTCGAGCACCTAGACCCCTCCCTGGCcctg TGCTTTTACTGTGGCACGGAGAAGGAGTTTGATGATCTCTGCAACCGTATCAGACAAGAGCTCATTGATGCAGAGAAGACTCCTCTGTTTGAACTGGTCCCCACACGGCCTGCCTACATGCGGGATGATGCCACGGGGACAGGCGCCTCAGGCATCA GCATGGACTTGGAGGATCACCGGCTGGACTcagaagatgatgaggagtTTGAGGTCCTGCAGTGA
- the LOC123519460 gene encoding cysteine protease ATG4B-like isoform X1, which yields MSLFVPLELLGGREGVVSGCLMSMIERWVRRVPFRWRRYLLWIIHALEPYLSIVFGRLHKLCKMIACMAYEGALGEPEDFPKTDEPVWILGKQYSTHKDLEEIRKDVQSRIWLTYRRGFVQIGDSGYTSDKGWGCMLRCGQMVLAEALLRRHMGREWTWAPETKDETYLKILHMFEDHKLATFSLHIISQLGVDEGKPIGEWYGPNTVAQVLRKLTPFDEWNNFSVNVAMDNIVIMDEIRCSCQTEGDRTWRPLLLFIPLRLGLAEMNPLYFSGIKKYFKMPQSLGLIGGKPNHASYFIGFVGDEVVYLDPHTTQEAGTVGKKMTEEEEDMDRSHHCNFAQRMPLEHLDPSLALCFYCGTEKEFDDLCNRIRQELIDAEKTPLFELVPTRPAYMRDDATGTGASGISMDLEDHRLDSEDDEEFEVLQ from the exons ATGTCGTTATTTGTGCCTCTGGAGTTgttagggggaagggagggcgtGGTCAGTGGCTGCCTTATG aGTATGATTGAGAGATGGGTCCGTAGAGTTCCCTTCCGGTGGCGCAGATACCTCCTTTGGATCATACACGCCCTCGAACCTTACCTTTCTATAGTATTTGGCCGCCTCCATAAGCTGTGTAAGATGATAG CATGCATGGCCTATGAAGGGGCGCTGGGTGAGCCAGAGGACTTCCCAAAGACAGATGAGCCCGTGTGGATCTTAGGGAAGCAGTACTCCACTCACAAAG acttgGAGGAGATCCGGAAAGATGTACAGTCCCGGATATGGCTGACATACCGAAGGGGCTTTGTTCAGATTGGGGACTCCGGCTACACCTCGGACAAAGGATGGGGTTGCATGCTGCGCTGTGGACAGATGGTGCTGGCAGAGGCCCTACTCAGGAGACATATGG GCCGGGAGTGGACTTGGGCACCAGAGACCAAAGACGAAACATACCTCAAGATTCTGCACATGTTTGAAGATCACAAGCTGGCTACCTTCTCCCTGCACATTATCTCCCAGCTCGGGGTGGATGAGGGCAAGCCTATAGGGGAGTGGTATGGCCCCAACACAGTGGCTCAGgttctcag GAAACTGACGCCTTTTGATGAATGGAACAACTTCAGCGTCAATGTGGCCATGGACAACATTGTCATCATGGACGAGAtca gaTGCAGTTGTCAGACGGAGGGAGATCGAACCTGGCGGCCACTCCTGCTCTTCATTCCACTTCGCCTTGGACTTGCTGAGATGAATCCTCTTTACTTCTCCGGCATCAAG AAATACTTCAAAATGCCTCAGTCACTTGGGCTGATAGGAGGGAAGCCCAACCATGCATCGTACTTCATTGGCTTCGTGG GTGATGAGGTGGTGTACCTGGACCCACACACCACCCAGGAGGCTGGCACTGTGGGCAAGAAGatgacagaggaagaggaggacatggACAGATCCCACCACTGTAACTTTGCCCAACGCATGCCACTCGAGCACCTAGACCCCTCCCTGGCcctg TGCTTTTACTGTGGCACGGAGAAGGAGTTTGATGATCTCTGCAACCGTATCAGACAAGAGCTCATTGATGCAGAGAAGACTCCTCTGTTTGAACTGGTCCCCACACGGCCTGCCTACATGCGGGATGATGCCACGGGGACAGGCGCCTCAGGCATCA GCATGGACTTGGAGGATCACCGGCTGGACTcagaagatgatgaggagtTTGAGGTCCTGCAGTGA
- the LOC123519460 gene encoding cysteine protease ATG4B-like isoform X4 — MDDIIAACMAYEGALGEPEDFPKTDEPVWILGKQYSTHKDLEEIRKDVQSRIWLTYRRGFVQIGDSGYTSDKGWGCMLRCGQMVLAEALLRRHMGREWTWAPETKDETYLKILHMFEDHKLATFSLHIISQLGVDEGKPIGEWYGPNTVAQVLRKLTPFDEWNNFSVNVAMDNIVIMDEIRCSCQTEGDRTWRPLLLFIPLRLGLAEMNPLYFSGIKKYFKMPQSLGLIGGKPNHASYFIGFVGDEVVYLDPHTTQEAGTVGKKMTEEEEDMDRSHHCNFAQRMPLEHLDPSLALCFYCGTEKEFDDLCNRIRQELIDAEKTPLFELVPTRPAYMRDDATGTGASGISMDLEDHRLDSEDDEEFEVLQ; from the exons ATGGATGACATTATAGCAG CATGCATGGCCTATGAAGGGGCGCTGGGTGAGCCAGAGGACTTCCCAAAGACAGATGAGCCCGTGTGGATCTTAGGGAAGCAGTACTCCACTCACAAAG acttgGAGGAGATCCGGAAAGATGTACAGTCCCGGATATGGCTGACATACCGAAGGGGCTTTGTTCAGATTGGGGACTCCGGCTACACCTCGGACAAAGGATGGGGTTGCATGCTGCGCTGTGGACAGATGGTGCTGGCAGAGGCCCTACTCAGGAGACATATGG GCCGGGAGTGGACTTGGGCACCAGAGACCAAAGACGAAACATACCTCAAGATTCTGCACATGTTTGAAGATCACAAGCTGGCTACCTTCTCCCTGCACATTATCTCCCAGCTCGGGGTGGATGAGGGCAAGCCTATAGGGGAGTGGTATGGCCCCAACACAGTGGCTCAGgttctcag GAAACTGACGCCTTTTGATGAATGGAACAACTTCAGCGTCAATGTGGCCATGGACAACATTGTCATCATGGACGAGAtca gaTGCAGTTGTCAGACGGAGGGAGATCGAACCTGGCGGCCACTCCTGCTCTTCATTCCACTTCGCCTTGGACTTGCTGAGATGAATCCTCTTTACTTCTCCGGCATCAAG AAATACTTCAAAATGCCTCAGTCACTTGGGCTGATAGGAGGGAAGCCCAACCATGCATCGTACTTCATTGGCTTCGTGG GTGATGAGGTGGTGTACCTGGACCCACACACCACCCAGGAGGCTGGCACTGTGGGCAAGAAGatgacagaggaagaggaggacatggACAGATCCCACCACTGTAACTTTGCCCAACGCATGCCACTCGAGCACCTAGACCCCTCCCTGGCcctg TGCTTTTACTGTGGCACGGAGAAGGAGTTTGATGATCTCTGCAACCGTATCAGACAAGAGCTCATTGATGCAGAGAAGACTCCTCTGTTTGAACTGGTCCCCACACGGCCTGCCTACATGCGGGATGATGCCACGGGGACAGGCGCCTCAGGCATCA GCATGGACTTGGAGGATCACCGGCTGGACTcagaagatgatgaggagtTTGAGGTCCTGCAGTGA
- the LOC123519464 gene encoding uncharacterized protein LOC123519464, which translates to MRWGDMKEFVTSTHSILKLLETADLVTAMTLFLAGNRCQSIPMYVSLYVLPIVVCLLFLLISYITAVMVTDSGRNPYFIPTWARGESWLNVLAALLMVVGATLTLTRAPCSDTALTVTAVALGYICAVMFGCSGAITYLALVQHQERSTIKVSQEHKDDGHIATLAGIF; encoded by the exons ATGAGGTGGGGCGACATGAAAGAGTTTgtcacctccacacactccatCCTTAAGCTGCTGGAGACA gcaGATTTGGTGACAGCCATGACCTTATTCTTGGCGGGTAACAGATGTCAGAGCATTCCAATGTACGTGTCTTTGTACGTGCTGCCCATCGTGGTgtgtttactcttccttctcatctcctacATCACTGCCGTCATGGTGACCGACAGCGGCAGGAACCCTTACTTCATCCCCACCTGGGCTAGGGGG GAATCTTGGCTCAATGTTCTGGCGGCATTGCTCATGGTGGTGGGCGCTACACTCACACTGACACGGGCGCCTTGCTCTGACACTGCACTCACGGTCACCGCTGTG GCTCTAGGCTACATCTGTGCTGTCATGTTTGGATGCAGTGGTGCCATCACCTATTTAGCACTCGTGCAGCACCAGGAGAGGAGCACCATCAAGGTGTCACAGGAGCACAAGGATGATGGCCACATTGCCACACTTGCGGGCATATTTTAG
- the LOC123519461 gene encoding cystathionine gamma-lyase-like isoform X1 produces MNRVKEHATNSQDTPHYIVSCASMEITMASNSGYLKNDETFSTRAIHEGNEPEQWNSLAVVPPISMATTFKQDGPADFKFFEYGRSGNPTRGCLETCLASIENGKHGLAFASGLAATTTITHLLSAGDHIVSMDDLYGGTNRYFRTVASRMGMEIDFVDAVDAKKVEAAMKPNTKMVWIETPTNPTLKIVDIAAVAAIVKKKNECFLVVDNTFMSPYFQRPLDLGADLVMSSVTKYINGHTDVIMGSICTKRDDLHERLRFLQNAIGPVPSPFDCYLVNRSIKTLALRMEKHMQNGLAVARFLEKHPCVEKVIHPGLPSHPQHELSKRQCHGHSGMLSFYIKGNNLEVSKKFFKQLKVFTLAESLGGYESLCELPSVMTHASVPKETRDRLGITDGLIRVSCGLEGADDLIKDLDQALRAVVSV; encoded by the exons ATGAATAGAGTGAAAGAACATGCAACAAATAGTCAAGATACACCACATTATATTGTATCATGTGCTTCAATGGAA ATCACAATGGCTAGTAACAGTGGCTATCTGAAAAATGATGAGACCTTCTCCACACGAGCCATTCATGAGGGAAATGAGCCGGAGCAATGGAATAGTTTGGCCGTGGTGCCACCCATCTCAATGGCCACCACCTTCAAACAGGATGGCCCAGCGGATTTCAAG TTCTTTGAGTATGGACGCTCAGGAAACCCAACCAGGGGCTGCTTGGAGACGTGCCTGGCCTCcatagaaaatggaaagcaTG GACTTGCATTTGCCTCTGGTctggctgccaccaccactatcacccatCTGCTGTCTGCTGGTGACCACATTGTGTCCATGGATGACCTCTACGGTGGCACCAACAGATACTTCCGCACTGTTGCCTCTCG GATGGGCATGGAGATAGACTTTGTTGATGCTGTGGATGCCAAAAAAGTTGAGGCTGCCATGAAACCCAACACTAAGATGGTCTGGATTGAGACGCCCACCAATCCCACCTTAAAGATTGTGGACATCGCAGCAGTGGCAGCCATcgtaaagaagaagaacgagtgCTTCCTGGTGGTGGACAATACTTTCATGTCTCCTTACTTCCAGCGACCTCTTGACCTCGGCGCTGATCTGGTCATGTCCTCCGTCACCAAGTACATCAATGGACACACAGATGTCATCATGGGCAGCATCTGCACTAAGAG AGATGACCTGCATGAAAGGCTGCGTTTCCTGCAAAACGCTATTGGTCCCGTCCCGTCTCCCTTTGACTGCTACCTGGTGAACCGCTCTATCAAGACCTTGGCCTTGAGGATGGAGAAGCACATGCAGAATGGCTTAGCTGTGGCAAGGTTCCTCGAGAAGCATCCCTGTGTGGAGAAGGTGATCCACCCTGGCCTTCCTTCCCACCCACAGCATGAG CTCTCCAAACGGCAATGCCATGGTCACTCTGGTATGCTGAGTTTCTACATCAAAGGCAACAACCTCGAGGTGTCCAAGAAATTCTTCAAGCAGCTCAAGGTCTTCACACTGGCCGAGAGTCTGGGAGGATATGAGAGTCTCTGTGAACTGCC GTCAGTGATGACCCACGCGTCGGTGCCCAAGGAGACGAGGGACAGGCTGGGCATCACAGACGGCCTGATCAGAGTGTCCTGTGGCCTGGAGGGTGCTGACGACCTCATCAAGGATCTCGACCAGGCACTCAGAGCTGTG GTCTCTGTGTAG
- the LOC123519460 gene encoding cysteine protease ATG4B-like isoform X3 codes for MIERWVRRVPFRWRRYLLWIIHALEPYLSIVFGRLHKLSCMAYEGALGEPEDFPKTDEPVWILGKQYSTHKDLEEIRKDVQSRIWLTYRRGFVQIGDSGYTSDKGWGCMLRCGQMVLAEALLRRHMGREWTWAPETKDETYLKILHMFEDHKLATFSLHIISQLGVDEGKPIGEWYGPNTVAQVLRKLTPFDEWNNFSVNVAMDNIVIMDEIRCSCQTEGDRTWRPLLLFIPLRLGLAEMNPLYFSGIKKYFKMPQSLGLIGGKPNHASYFIGFVGDEVVYLDPHTTQEAGTVGKKMTEEEEDMDRSHHCNFAQRMPLEHLDPSLALCFYCGTEKEFDDLCNRIRQELIDAEKTPLFELVPTRPAYMRDDATGTGASGISMDLEDHRLDSEDDEEFEVLQ; via the exons ATGATTGAGAGATGGGTCCGTAGAGTTCCCTTCCGGTGGCGCAGATACCTCCTTTGGATCATACACGCCCTCGAACCTTACCTTTCTATAGTATTTGGCCGCCTCCATAAGCTGT CATGCATGGCCTATGAAGGGGCGCTGGGTGAGCCAGAGGACTTCCCAAAGACAGATGAGCCCGTGTGGATCTTAGGGAAGCAGTACTCCACTCACAAAG acttgGAGGAGATCCGGAAAGATGTACAGTCCCGGATATGGCTGACATACCGAAGGGGCTTTGTTCAGATTGGGGACTCCGGCTACACCTCGGACAAAGGATGGGGTTGCATGCTGCGCTGTGGACAGATGGTGCTGGCAGAGGCCCTACTCAGGAGACATATGG GCCGGGAGTGGACTTGGGCACCAGAGACCAAAGACGAAACATACCTCAAGATTCTGCACATGTTTGAAGATCACAAGCTGGCTACCTTCTCCCTGCACATTATCTCCCAGCTCGGGGTGGATGAGGGCAAGCCTATAGGGGAGTGGTATGGCCCCAACACAGTGGCTCAGgttctcag GAAACTGACGCCTTTTGATGAATGGAACAACTTCAGCGTCAATGTGGCCATGGACAACATTGTCATCATGGACGAGAtca gaTGCAGTTGTCAGACGGAGGGAGATCGAACCTGGCGGCCACTCCTGCTCTTCATTCCACTTCGCCTTGGACTTGCTGAGATGAATCCTCTTTACTTCTCCGGCATCAAG AAATACTTCAAAATGCCTCAGTCACTTGGGCTGATAGGAGGGAAGCCCAACCATGCATCGTACTTCATTGGCTTCGTGG GTGATGAGGTGGTGTACCTGGACCCACACACCACCCAGGAGGCTGGCACTGTGGGCAAGAAGatgacagaggaagaggaggacatggACAGATCCCACCACTGTAACTTTGCCCAACGCATGCCACTCGAGCACCTAGACCCCTCCCTGGCcctg TGCTTTTACTGTGGCACGGAGAAGGAGTTTGATGATCTCTGCAACCGTATCAGACAAGAGCTCATTGATGCAGAGAAGACTCCTCTGTTTGAACTGGTCCCCACACGGCCTGCCTACATGCGGGATGATGCCACGGGGACAGGCGCCTCAGGCATCA GCATGGACTTGGAGGATCACCGGCTGGACTcagaagatgatgaggagtTTGAGGTCCTGCAGTGA